In Rahnella aquatilis CIP 78.65 = ATCC 33071, one DNA window encodes the following:
- the hfq gene encoding RNA chaperone Hfq: MAKGQSLQDPFLNALRRERVPVSIYLVNGIKLQGQIESFDQFVILLKNTVSQMVYKHAISTVVPSRPVSHHSNNPGSGSTNNYHQGSTPSAQQPQQENDDAE; this comes from the coding sequence ATGGCTAAGGGGCAATCTTTGCAAGATCCGTTCCTGAACGCATTGCGTCGTGAACGTGTTCCGGTTTCTATTTACTTGGTGAATGGTATTAAGCTGCAAGGCCAGATTGAGTCTTTTGACCAGTTTGTCATTCTGTTAAAAAATACGGTTAGCCAGATGGTGTATAAACACGCTATCTCCACCGTAGTGCCTTCCCGCCCGGTGTCACACCATAGCAATAATCCAGGTTCGGGCAGCACCAACAATTATCACCAAGGTAGCACTCCGTCTGCGCAACAGCCGCAGCAGGAAAACGATGACGCTGAATAA
- the miaA gene encoding tRNA (adenosine(37)-N6)-dimethylallyltransferase MiaA — protein sequence MTDSEKHAVPPAIFIMGPTASGKTALAMSLMKHLPVELISVDSALIYRGMDIGTAKPTAEELADAPHRLIDILDPTVAYSAADFRKDALREMAEITSRNKIPLLVGGTMLYFKALLEGLSPLPPADPAVRERIEKQAAEQGWEALHDQLREIDPVAAMRIHPNDPQRLSRALEVFFISGKTLTELTKISGETLPYRVHQFAIAPTRRELLHARIEERFSQMLSNGFEDEVRTLIARGDLHTDLPSIRCVGYRQMWSYLSGEFDYDEMVYRGVCATRQLAKRQMTWLRGWESVEWLDSEKPEEALNRVIQVVSA from the coding sequence ATGACTGATTCAGAAAAACACGCAGTTCCCCCGGCAATCTTTATTATGGGGCCGACCGCATCCGGTAAAACAGCACTGGCGATGTCGCTGATGAAACACCTGCCAGTGGAACTGATCAGTGTCGATTCCGCTCTGATTTATCGCGGGATGGATATTGGTACAGCAAAGCCCACGGCAGAAGAGCTGGCGGATGCACCGCACCGGTTGATTGATATCCTCGACCCGACAGTGGCTTATTCAGCGGCTGACTTTCGTAAAGACGCATTACGTGAAATGGCAGAAATAACCTCGCGCAATAAGATCCCGTTATTGGTAGGGGGGACTATGCTTTATTTCAAGGCATTGCTTGAAGGTCTTTCACCGTTGCCACCGGCTGATCCTGCCGTGCGCGAACGCATTGAAAAGCAGGCTGCAGAACAGGGTTGGGAGGCGTTACATGACCAGTTGCGCGAAATCGATCCCGTTGCGGCTATGCGAATTCATCCGAATGATCCACAGAGACTGTCCAGAGCACTGGAAGTTTTTTTTATTTCGGGTAAAACTTTAACGGAACTGACTAAAATTTCGGGCGAAACATTACCCTATCGTGTACATCAGTTTGCGATTGCGCCGACCCGACGTGAACTATTACATGCGCGGATCGAGGAACGTTTTAGCCAGATGTTGTCCAATGGTTTTGAAGACGAAGTCAGAACGCTGATAGCCCGGGGCGATTTGCATACAGATTTGCCTTCCATTCGTTGTGTGGGTTATCGCCAGATGTGGTCATATTTGTCTGGTGAATTCGATTACGATGAAATGGTTTATCGTGGTGTTTGCGCGACACGACAGCTGGCCAAACGTCAGATGACCTGGTTGCGAGGTTGGGAGAGTGTCGAATGGCTCGATTCTGAGAAGCCAGAAGAGGCCTTAAACCGTGTAATTCAGGTTGTTAGTGCATAG